A single window of Scylla paramamosain isolate STU-SP2022 chromosome 27, ASM3559412v1, whole genome shotgun sequence DNA harbors:
- the LOC135114368 gene encoding histone H3-like, with protein sequence MARTKQTARKSTGGKASRKQLATKAARKSAPATGGVKKPHRYRPGTVALREIRRYQKSTELLIRKLPFQRLVREIAQDFKTDLRFQSSAVMALQEASEAYLVGLFEDTNLCAIHAKRVTIMPKDIQLARRIRGERA encoded by the coding sequence atggcacgtaccaagcaaacggctcgcaagtccactggtggcaaggcgtcccgcaagcagcttgctacaaaggcagctcgcaagtctgctccagccactggaggtgtcaagaaaccccaccgttacaggcctggaaccgttgctctccgtgagatccgccgttatcagaagagcactgagctgcttatcaggaaactgcctttccagcgcctggtgcgtgaaattgctcaggatttcaagactgacctccgcttccagtcctctgctgtcatggctctccaggaagcttccgaggcttacctcgtgggtctgtttgaggataccaacctgtgcgccatccatgccaagcgcgtgactatcatgccaaaggacatccaactggctcgtcgcatccgtggcgagcgtgcctaa